GTCTAATGCAACGAATTTCGGTTTTTGTATTTTGTTTAAAATATCCGATTGAAGCGCCGGTTGAATATTTCCGAGAAAGACAAACGGCGTCTGAAGGTAGGCTTCAGGAATCTTCGGATCGAATGAGGCGAACACATTCAAATCGGTATAGAGCGTGTCGCGTTTATTGACGTCTGAATAATATTTTCCGCCCCACCGGAAGGTTTTCCCGTCGGCGATTTCGAGCCCACCCAGATCGACACGGTGTTTTTTTAGGAGTTCGATGGTTTCTTTCGGGAAATCGTTCCCGGCGACACCGACGAGCCGAACATTTGAAAAATGAGAAGCGGCAACGGAAAAGTAAACCGCCGAGCCGCCGATCGCATCAATGCGCTTTCCGAAAGGCGTTTCGACATCGTCAAAGGCGACGGAGCCGACAACCAGTACCGAATTTGACATGAGAAATTC
This window of the Candidatus Marinimicrobia bacterium CG08_land_8_20_14_0_20_45_22 genome carries:
- a CDS encoding sugar kinase; the encoded protein is MSNSVLVVGSVAFDDVETPFGKRIDAIGGSAVYFSVAASHFSNVRLVGVAGNDFPKETIELLKKHRVDLGGLEIADGKTFRWGGKYYSDVNKRDTLYTDLNVFASFDPKIPEAYLQTPFVFLGNIQPALQSDILNKIQKPKFVALDTMNLWIHTTRDDLMKVIPRVDLLFINDTELAELTGENNPYSGLRKLHALSLTYIVLKK